One Porphyromonas pogonae genomic region harbors:
- a CDS encoding CCA tRNA nucleotidyltransferase: MIDQNIIDEKLDQPVFHLISEAADELGVEAYVVGGYVRDLFLHRPSKDIDVVSVGRGIDLAKAFAHKLGKGARVSVFARFGTAQVKKKDLEVEFVGARKESYSQDSRKPFVEDGTLEDDQRRRDFTINALAICLNHDRYGELIDPFGGIDDMEDLTIRTPLDPDITFSDDPLRMMRAIRFASQLGFFIHPDTFEAIVRNAHRIDIVSAERIIEELHKIMLSPKPSIGLELFELSGLMRRVFPELLELKGAETCDGVGHKDNLSHTYKVVDNLAKVLNRRGRSEGDLWLLWGALLHDIGKPRTKKFDPRLGWTFHNHNFVGAKMLPKIFKRLRLPLDAKLKYVQKLVELHMRPASLVDEGVSDSAVRRLLFEAGDDIDDLMLLVEADITSKNPEIVRKYLDNYNVVRQKLLDLEEKDRLRNFQPPITGEMIMDTFGLAPCREVGSIKDAIKDAILDGVIPNEYEAAHAYMLKKARSMGLTPVSK, encoded by the coding sequence ATGATAGACCAAAATATAATAGATGAGAAGCTGGATCAACCGGTTTTTCACCTGATTTCTGAGGCTGCGGATGAGTTAGGGGTGGAGGCTTATGTAGTTGGTGGTTATGTACGTGACCTGTTTCTACATCGTCCGTCCAAAGATATCGATGTGGTGTCTGTGGGACGAGGCATCGATTTGGCCAAAGCTTTTGCGCATAAGTTGGGCAAAGGAGCACGGGTGTCTGTATTCGCACGTTTTGGTACGGCTCAGGTCAAAAAGAAAGATCTTGAGGTCGAGTTTGTGGGTGCTCGCAAAGAGAGTTACTCACAAGATAGTCGCAAGCCTTTTGTTGAAGACGGCACGCTCGAAGACGACCAAAGACGCCGTGACTTTACCATCAATGCTTTGGCGATATGTCTCAATCATGATAGATACGGCGAACTTATAGATCCTTTCGGAGGTATTGATGATATGGAAGATCTCACCATACGCACCCCGCTTGATCCCGATATCACCTTTAGCGATGATCCCTTACGCATGATGCGAGCCATACGCTTCGCCTCGCAGTTAGGCTTCTTTATACATCCTGATACGTTCGAGGCTATTGTGCGCAATGCTCACCGTATAGACATCGTATCTGCCGAGCGCATTATAGAGGAGTTGCACAAAATCATGCTTTCTCCCAAGCCCTCTATAGGATTGGAGCTTTTTGAGCTCTCGGGCTTGATGCGCAGGGTATTTCCTGAGCTTCTTGAACTCAAAGGAGCAGAGACGTGTGACGGAGTGGGACACAAGGATAATCTGTCTCACACCTACAAAGTTGTGGACAACCTTGCTAAGGTGCTCAATCGTCGGGGTCGCAGTGAGGGAGACCTATGGCTTTTGTGGGGTGCTCTGCTACACGATATAGGCAAGCCTCGCACCAAGAAGTTCGACCCTCGCCTGGGGTGGACATTTCACAATCACAACTTCGTGGGAGCCAAGATGCTTCCCAAGATTTTCAAAAGATTGCGCTTACCTCTGGATGCTAAGTTGAAGTATGTCCAAAAACTAGTGGAGCTACATATGCGCCCTGCCTCATTGGTCGATGAGGGGGTGTCTGACTCAGCTGTAAGACGCCTTCTATTTGAGGCTGGTGACGACATTGATGACCTCATGTTGCTGGTAGAAGCTGATATCACCAGCAAGAATCCTGAGATAGTGCGTAAATATCTCGACAATTACAATGTTGTAAGGCAGAAATTGCTCGATCTGGAAGAAAAAGATCGGTTACGTAATTTCCAACCGCCTATTACAGGAGAGATGATCATGGACACTTTCGGTCTCGCTCCATGTCGTGAGGTAGGATCTATCAAAGATGCCATCAAAGATGCTATTCTCGATGGTGTTATCCCCAATGAATATGAAGCTGCTCATGCATATATGCTCAAAAAAGCCCGCTCTATGGGACTTACCCCTGTGAGTAAGTAA
- a CDS encoding putative DNA modification/repair radical SAM protein, with amino-acid sequence MINDKTLNKLKTLTEAAKYDVSCASSGSRRTNTKNGIGSAAYSGICHSFTSDGRCVSLFKIMLSNYCIYDCAYCVNRRSNDVPRATFTPEEIIEITLEFYKRNYIEGLFLSSGVIGTPDNTMELMLRVVKGLRTMHRFNGYIHMKAIPGASRGLIDEAGLYADRMSVNIEIPSEPELKMIAPDKDFQSVFTPMAFIRDGIVQNVEERSKFRKAPRYVPGGQSTQLIIGATPETDKQILDLTASLYSGPQLKRVYYSGYIPVNNDARLPALKTPPLKRENRLYQADWLLRFYHFDVKEILDDSRPNLDLDVDPKTGWALRHPEFFPVDVNTASYEAILRVPGIGVKSAKLIVASRRYGRLAFDNLKKMGVVMKRARYFLMCRELPMQGVNELGPDRLRELIAGKKTSMKTIDAVQMTIDFGDDY; translated from the coding sequence ATGATCAATGATAAGACATTAAATAAACTCAAAACTCTCACTGAAGCTGCCAAATACGATGTCTCGTGTGCTTCCAGCGGTTCCAGGCGTACCAATACTAAAAACGGTATTGGCTCAGCTGCTTATTCCGGTATTTGTCATTCTTTTACTTCGGATGGTAGGTGTGTGTCATTGTTCAAGATTATGCTCAGCAACTATTGTATTTATGACTGTGCCTACTGTGTCAATCGCAGGAGCAATGATGTACCGCGAGCCACTTTTACCCCGGAAGAAATCATAGAGATTACATTGGAGTTTTATAAGAGGAACTATATCGAAGGTCTGTTCCTCAGCTCCGGTGTTATAGGTACTCCCGATAACACCATGGAGTTGATGTTGCGTGTAGTCAAAGGACTTCGTACCATGCATCGATTCAATGGTTATATTCATATGAAAGCTATACCCGGTGCCAGCCGAGGACTTATCGATGAGGCAGGCCTATATGCTGATCGTATGAGTGTCAATATAGAAATCCCTTCCGAGCCGGAGCTTAAGATGATAGCTCCCGACAAAGATTTTCAAAGTGTATTCACCCCCATGGCATTTATTCGTGACGGCATCGTGCAGAATGTAGAAGAGCGGAGTAAGTTTCGCAAAGCTCCCCGCTACGTACCCGGAGGGCAGAGTACACAGCTTATCATCGGAGCCACACCGGAGACCGATAAGCAGATTTTGGATCTTACAGCATCACTATACAGCGGGCCTCAGCTCAAACGGGTATATTATTCAGGTTATATCCCCGTCAACAACGATGCCAGATTGCCCGCACTCAAGACGCCTCCGCTCAAGCGTGAGAACCGCCTGTATCAAGCCGATTGGCTACTGCGCTTTTATCACTTCGACGTCAAAGAAATACTCGATGATTCGAGACCCAATTTGGATCTGGATGTTGATCCCAAAACCGGCTGGGCTTTGAGGCATCCGGAATTCTTCCCCGTCGATGTCAATACAGCTAGCTACGAAGCTATACTCCGTGTCCCGGGTATTGGAGTCAAATCTGCTAAACTTATTGTAGCTTCGCGTCGCTACGGCAGACTTGCCTTTGATAACCTCAAAAAGATGGGTGTGGTGATGAAACGTGCACGCTACTTCCTCATGTGCCGTGAATTGCCCATGCAAGGTGTCAATGAGTTAGGGCCTGACAGGTTGCGGGAGTTGATTGCCGGCAAGAAGACGTCTATGAAGACCATAGATGCCGTGCAAATGACTATTGACTTTGGCGATGATTACTGA
- a CDS encoding patatin-like phospholipase family protein: protein MAEQSKRYQLGLALSGGSAKGFAHLGVLKYLEEIGRKPDVISGTSSGALIAAFYADGHTPDNIVELLSRKGFMAMTNFQIPQGGMFSTRNFHVYLESNLKHKRIEDLNIPLYIPVTDLDHGKCKVFSSGSLVDIVVASCSIPVLFNPVIIDGIHYVDGGLYKNFPVSIIRPLCDTVIGVNLGLDPSPIYKKSLLSIADRCFQFIFQQNAQNDRQLCDILLESPDITGYSMFEINSARGIMQLGYEMAKKCIEEYNHEQSDANNMVK, encoded by the coding sequence ATGGCGGAACAATCGAAAAGATATCAATTGGGACTGGCGCTGAGCGGAGGTAGCGCCAAAGGATTTGCCCACTTGGGAGTTCTCAAGTATTTAGAGGAAATAGGGCGCAAACCCGATGTGATATCAGGAACCAGTTCAGGAGCTCTCATTGCTGCGTTTTATGCTGACGGACATACACCGGACAACATTGTAGAGTTACTCAGCAGGAAAGGTTTTATGGCAATGACTAATTTCCAAATACCGCAAGGGGGTATGTTTAGTACTCGTAATTTTCATGTTTATTTGGAGAGCAATCTCAAGCACAAAAGGATAGAAGACCTGAACATCCCTTTATATATACCGGTTACTGACCTTGACCATGGTAAATGCAAGGTTTTTTCGTCAGGATCTCTTGTAGATATTGTGGTCGCTTCATGTAGTATACCCGTACTTTTCAATCCTGTCATAATCGACGGTATTCATTATGTAGATGGCGGTTTGTACAAAAACTTCCCCGTATCAATCATAAGACCTCTTTGCGATACTGTGATAGGTGTCAATCTGGGTCTTGATCCTTCACCGATTTATAAAAAGTCTCTCTTGAGTATTGCTGACAGATGCTTTCAGTTCATATTTCAGCAAAACGCTCAAAACGACAGGCAACTTTGTGATATACTACTTGAGTCTCCTGATATAACAGGTTATAGCATGTTTGAAATCAACTCCGCCCGTGGTATCATGCAGCTTGGATATGAAATGGCGAAAAAGTGCATCGAAGAGTACAACCATGAACAATCGGATGCTAATAACATGGTAAAATAA
- the purH gene encoding bifunctional phosphoribosylaminoimidazolecarboxamide formyltransferase/IMP cyclohydrolase, producing the protein MEKAIRKALISVYHKDGLSEILAELNRLGVGFVSTGGTRSFIEQQGYACEAVEELTQYPSMLGGRVKTLHPAIFGGILARRENDGDMQQLQQYGIPMIDLVIVDLYPFEETVASGASDEDIIEKIDIGGISLIRGAAKNFNDVIIVASKDQYAPLMSMLKANGAKSSLQERRNFAREAFAVSSGYDTAIFNYFDNDERSAFRACAGHAKVLRYGENPHQRGLFFGDFDKYFDKLHGKEISYNNLQDIDAAVQLIQEFSAPTFAVLKHNNACGCASRGTALEAWEAALAGDPVSAFGGVLVTNTVVDADTANEINKIFFEVIIAPDYDNGALEVLTQKKNRIILTQKQRIEPQWQYRSMLGGVLMQECDAKTETQADFRSVTAIEPTADETDDMIFANKLVKHSKSNAITLVKDSQLFASGVGQTSRVDALKQAIAKAQSFGFDLQGAVMASDAFFPFADCVTLAAEVGIKAIVQPGGSVRDQESIDAANDKGMAMVITGFRHFKH; encoded by the coding sequence ATGGAAAAAGCGATCCGGAAGGCATTAATTTCAGTCTATCACAAGGATGGACTATCTGAAATATTGGCAGAACTAAACAGACTGGGAGTGGGATTTGTATCCACGGGAGGTACCAGGAGTTTTATTGAGCAACAAGGATACGCCTGTGAAGCTGTAGAAGAATTGACGCAATATCCCTCTATGCTGGGAGGAAGAGTGAAAACTCTGCACCCTGCGATATTCGGAGGTATACTGGCACGTCGTGAAAATGACGGGGATATGCAGCAATTGCAACAATACGGAATACCGATGATCGACCTCGTGATTGTGGATTTGTACCCTTTTGAGGAAACGGTAGCATCGGGAGCATCCGACGAAGATATCATTGAAAAGATCGACATAGGTGGTATATCTTTGATTCGTGGTGCAGCCAAAAACTTTAACGACGTCATTATCGTAGCATCAAAAGACCAATACGCTCCACTGATGAGCATGCTCAAGGCAAATGGCGCCAAGTCGTCGCTGCAAGAGCGTCGTAATTTTGCCAGAGAAGCTTTTGCCGTAAGTTCTGGCTATGATACAGCGATCTTTAATTATTTTGACAACGACGAGCGCAGCGCTTTCAGAGCTTGTGCCGGACACGCCAAAGTATTGCGCTATGGCGAAAACCCCCATCAGAGGGGGCTTTTCTTCGGCGATTTTGATAAATATTTTGACAAACTCCACGGCAAGGAAATATCTTACAACAATTTGCAGGATATTGATGCCGCGGTACAATTGATACAAGAGTTTAGCGCACCTACTTTTGCGGTGCTCAAACACAACAATGCTTGCGGATGTGCCTCAAGAGGTACAGCCCTGGAAGCATGGGAAGCAGCCTTGGCTGGTGATCCCGTATCGGCTTTTGGCGGTGTATTGGTAACCAATACAGTCGTAGATGCAGATACTGCTAATGAAATCAATAAGATATTCTTCGAGGTGATCATCGCACCCGACTATGACAATGGTGCGTTGGAAGTTCTTACGCAGAAGAAAAATAGAATCATATTGACTCAAAAGCAGAGGATAGAACCTCAGTGGCAATACCGCTCTATGCTGGGTGGAGTGCTGATGCAGGAGTGTGATGCCAAGACTGAGACTCAGGCAGACTTCCGCTCTGTCACAGCGATAGAGCCTACTGCGGACGAAACGGATGATATGATCTTTGCCAACAAACTGGTGAAGCATAGTAAGAGCAATGCTATCACACTGGTCAAGGATAGCCAACTATTTGCTTCCGGCGTAGGGCAGACATCAAGGGTGGATGCTCTCAAACAAGCCATTGCCAAGGCACAGAGTTTCGGTTTTGATCTTCAGGGCGCTGTGATGGCAAGTGATGCTTTCTTTCCTTTTGCCGACTGTGTCACGCTGGCTGCCGAGGTGGGTATCAAAGCTATAGTACAGCCCGGTGGATCAGTGAGAGATCAGGAGAGCATAGATGCAGCCAACGATAAAGGAATGGCTATGGTGATTACCGGATTCCGCCATTTCAAACATTGA
- a CDS encoding ribose-phosphate pyrophosphokinase: MNTIKENNYAVFAGSNSLHLAEEICKSLGCPLGKMTTEHFADGEFAVYYEESIRGKDVFLVQSTTPSADNLLELLLMVDAAKRASAHYITAVIPYFGWARQDRKDKPRVSIGAKLIADMLGSAGITRLITMDLHADQIQGFFNVPVDHLYASSVFLEYINRELNLNNLVIATPDVGGTKRANSYAKHLGVPMVICHKSRIKANEVAEMRIIGDVQRKDVLLIDDIVDTAGTITKAGNLMMENGAKSVRAIASHAVMSDPATQRVSDSALVEMIFTDSISLKKQCDKIRILPVAEMFAEAIKRVCNHESISSLYTI; this comes from the coding sequence ATGAATACAATTAAAGAAAACAACTACGCGGTTTTTGCCGGATCAAATTCGCTACATCTGGCCGAAGAGATCTGTAAAAGTCTGGGATGCCCACTAGGGAAAATGACAACGGAACACTTCGCTGACGGTGAATTTGCGGTTTATTATGAAGAAAGCATTCGCGGAAAGGATGTTTTTTTGGTGCAGTCTACCACTCCCTCTGCAGACAATCTGCTGGAACTCCTTCTTATGGTCGATGCGGCCAAGCGTGCATCGGCGCACTACATTACTGCCGTTATCCCTTACTTCGGTTGGGCAAGACAAGATAGAAAGGACAAACCCCGTGTTTCTATCGGTGCCAAGCTTATAGCGGATATGTTGGGAAGTGCCGGTATCACCCGGCTCATTACCATGGATTTGCATGCCGATCAGATTCAGGGATTCTTCAATGTGCCGGTAGACCACCTCTACGCGTCTTCTGTTTTTCTGGAATATATCAACAGAGAACTAAATCTCAACAACCTCGTTATAGCTACTCCTGATGTGGGCGGAACCAAACGTGCCAATAGTTATGCCAAACACTTGGGTGTACCTATGGTAATATGTCACAAGAGCCGTATCAAAGCCAATGAAGTGGCAGAAATGAGAATCATCGGTGATGTGCAGCGCAAAGATGTATTGCTTATCGATGATATCGTGGATACCGCCGGTACCATTACTAAAGCCGGTAACCTCATGATGGAAAATGGAGCCAAGAGTGTAAGGGCTATTGCCAGCCATGCCGTGATGAGCGATCCTGCTACTCAGCGTGTATCTGATTCTGCTCTGGTGGAGATGATCTTTACCGATTCCATCAGCCTCAAGAAACAATGCGACAAGATCAGAATACTTCCCGTAGCTGAAATGTTTGCCGAGGCTATCAAGCGTGTGTGCAACCACGAGTCTATCAGCTCGCTTTACACCATCTGA
- a CDS encoding Gfo/Idh/MocA family protein — translation MERIYFGRLTALVIIVMLGLTGCINKNGKDIIKQKAQDERAGSIMSTKTPDREDGQTDVLQLTADPIPVVRVGFIGLGMRGIGAVERFTYLDSVEVRGLCDIMQQNVDSCQNILKRHNKPAAELAFADSTSWKKLCEDPNIDLIYICTDWKNHTPMAVYAMEHGKHVAIEVPAATTIDECWQLVNTSEKTRKHCMMLENCCYDFFELATLNMAQQGLFGEVIHGEGAYIHNLTDYNFGEEFKGGYHNNWRRSFNEEHTGNPYPTHGLGPICQIMNIHRGDKMNYLVSMSTDQFGMTKAAIEKKGKDSHEAGEDYNMGDMNTTLIRTEKGHTIMIQHDVTSPRPYNRIHLVSGTKGFAQKYPVQQIALEPDFHKALPEKEMQEMLKKYEHPFVKEIGEKAKKVGGHGGMDFIMDYRLIHCLRHGLPLDQDVYDAAEWSCLVELTEKSVKNNSAPVEIPDFTRGAWDKLKKLQFAK, via the coding sequence ATGGAAAGAATCTATTTTGGCCGGCTTACGGCTTTAGTAATTATTGTCATGCTCGGGCTCACCGGGTGTATCAATAAAAACGGCAAGGACATTATAAAACAAAAGGCTCAGGACGAAAGAGCAGGAAGTATAATGTCTACAAAAACACCCGATCGAGAAGATGGACAAACAGACGTGCTTCAGCTCACAGCCGATCCTATACCTGTAGTTCGCGTGGGATTTATCGGTCTGGGCATGCGAGGAATAGGTGCTGTAGAACGATTTACATATCTCGACAGTGTGGAGGTAAGAGGTCTTTGCGATATTATGCAGCAAAATGTAGACTCGTGCCAGAATATTCTCAAAAGACACAACAAGCCTGCCGCAGAGCTTGCTTTTGCCGATAGCACATCGTGGAAGAAACTGTGTGAAGACCCCAATATTGACCTAATCTATATCTGTACGGATTGGAAAAATCACACACCCATGGCTGTGTACGCTATGGAGCATGGTAAGCATGTTGCTATAGAAGTCCCTGCTGCTACCACAATAGACGAGTGTTGGCAACTTGTAAACACCTCGGAGAAGACGCGTAAGCATTGTATGATGCTCGAAAACTGTTGCTATGACTTCTTTGAGCTTGCTACACTAAACATGGCTCAGCAAGGCTTATTCGGAGAGGTGATACATGGAGAGGGTGCTTACATTCATAATCTTACCGACTACAACTTCGGAGAGGAGTTCAAAGGTGGTTACCACAATAACTGGCGCCGCTCTTTTAATGAAGAGCATACCGGAAATCCTTATCCTACCCATGGTCTTGGCCCCATCTGTCAGATTATGAATATCCATAGAGGTGATAAGATGAATTACTTGGTATCCATGTCCACTGATCAGTTCGGCATGACCAAAGCTGCCATTGAGAAAAAGGGTAAAGATTCACATGAAGCCGGTGAAGATTACAATATGGGTGACATGAACACTACACTTATACGTACCGAAAAGGGGCATACTATCATGATCCAGCACGACGTCACCAGCCCTCGCCCATATAATAGGATACACCTTGTGAGCGGTACCAAAGGCTTTGCACAGAAGTACCCTGTACAACAGATCGCTCTGGAGCCTGATTTCCATAAAGCCCTCCCTGAAAAAGAAATGCAGGAGATGCTCAAGAAATATGAGCACCCTTTTGTCAAAGAAATAGGTGAGAAAGCTAAGAAAGTAGGCGGACACGGCGGTATGGACTTTATCATGGATTATAGACTTATTCATTGCCTCCGTCATGGTTTGCCCTTGGATCAGGATGTGTATGATGCAGCCGAATGGTCATGCTTAGTAGAACTTACCGAAAAATCAGTAAAAAACAACAGCGCACCTGTAGAGATTCCTGACTTTACCCGTGGAGCATGGGACAAACTCAAAAAGCTACAATTCGCTAAATAA
- a CDS encoding TIGR03915 family putative DNA repair protein: MITDPHTHDPLLFVYDGTLEGLLSCVFYAYLHKLQPHDIVPDYEPLPIFCAHTYTVPTTAEHSRRVWVALLKKLSPMGRNTILHVWLSEMREREMLLFRYICKNIDYKGKSIETNFADADVLRCREIAHKVGAEAHKMKEFVRFQEMADGIYFAPIKPKYDVLSLIESHFRKRFGSLRWIIYDVRRSYGLHCRDGKTEEITLDLNEHISIGHGRLSADIVSQQEQMLRQMWQTYFKTLAIPERFNPKVQRGHMPRRFWSHLTEMQEE, encoded by the coding sequence ATGATTACTGATCCTCACACGCATGATCCGCTATTGTTTGTGTATGACGGCACACTTGAGGGGCTGCTTTCGTGCGTGTTCTATGCTTATTTACACAAATTGCAACCTCACGACATCGTGCCGGACTACGAGCCGCTTCCTATCTTCTGTGCGCATACTTACACAGTGCCCACCACTGCGGAACATAGCCGAAGGGTGTGGGTTGCACTGCTCAAGAAGCTAAGCCCCATGGGACGCAATACCATCTTGCATGTGTGGCTATCGGAGATGCGTGAGCGGGAGATGCTCCTCTTCAGGTATATCTGTAAAAATATCGATTATAAAGGCAAATCCATAGAAACGAACTTTGCTGATGCAGATGTGTTGCGTTGTCGTGAGATAGCACACAAAGTAGGTGCTGAAGCCCATAAGATGAAAGAGTTCGTACGCTTTCAGGAGATGGCCGATGGGATATACTTTGCCCCCATCAAGCCCAAGTATGATGTGCTCTCTCTGATCGAGTCACACTTCCGTAAGCGCTTTGGATCGCTCAGGTGGATCATCTATGATGTAAGGCGCAGCTACGGATTGCACTGCCGTGATGGGAAGACGGAGGAGATCACACTTGATCTCAACGAACACATCAGCATCGGTCATGGCCGTTTGTCGGCAGATATCGTCTCGCAACAGGAGCAAATGCTCAGGCAGATGTGGCAGACTTATTTCAAAACTCTGGCAATACCCGAGCGATTCAATCCCAAAGTACAGCGAGGCCATATGCCACGCCGTTTCTGGAGCCATCTCACCGAGATGCAAGAGGAGTAA
- a CDS encoding alpha-amylase family protein, translated as MKKNGKIVIYSVLPRLFDNKNISRIPNGSIKTNGCGKFSGFSHEALKAIRDFGVTHIWYVGVLQHASTTPYETENLGSDFSGIVKGKAGSPYAITDYYDVDADLADIPADRMREFDELIIRNHNLGLKVIIDFVPNHVARQYKSKNKPPHVHDLGEYDNKEKAFDPQNNFYYLPGQTLTLTFGANEEDYLYSEFPAKVSGNDRFTAQVSEDDWYETVKLNYGVDYMDNKHTYFDPIPDTWHRMLEILQFWASKGVDGFRCDMAEMVPVEFWRWCIPQIKSVYPVIFIAEIYQSLMYRSYIEAGFDFLYDKVGVYDTLRRIINKESPVFSFGQARALTADFTKHMLYFLENHDEQRIASDFFAGNAGRGLPGVALAALCGKNPFMLYFAQELGERAMDKEGFSGRDGRTTIFDYWSLDTMQRWINEGKYNEDRLTTDERRVRRFYKKIFADICTEEAISFGDFYDLCPANMTNDSFRASRHYSFMRYWAGEIILVVCNFSNTQDKLSIIIPQEAFEAIGLKENIPLRATDLFTGITAIDTLTYHAPYEIIVAPYRVRVIKFSKQE; from the coding sequence ATGAAGAAAAACGGCAAAATAGTAATATACTCGGTACTCCCACGTCTTTTTGATAATAAAAATATTTCGAGGATACCGAATGGAAGCATCAAAACCAACGGGTGCGGCAAATTCTCAGGCTTTTCCCATGAGGCTCTCAAAGCAATCAGAGATTTTGGCGTTACTCACATTTGGTATGTAGGAGTATTACAGCATGCCAGTACTACGCCTTACGAAACGGAAAATCTTGGTTCTGATTTTTCCGGCATCGTCAAAGGCAAAGCCGGTTCGCCTTATGCCATTACCGACTACTATGACGTGGATGCGGATCTTGCCGATATACCTGCTGATCGTATGCGAGAGTTTGATGAACTCATCATCCGTAATCATAATTTAGGACTCAAGGTAATTATTGATTTCGTTCCCAATCATGTCGCACGTCAATACAAATCCAAGAATAAACCTCCGCACGTCCATGACTTGGGGGAATACGACAATAAGGAAAAAGCTTTTGATCCCCAAAACAATTTCTATTATCTACCCGGTCAAACCCTTACGCTTACCTTCGGAGCCAATGAAGAAGACTATCTATACAGTGAATTCCCTGCCAAAGTTTCCGGTAACGACCGTTTTACGGCACAAGTGTCCGAGGATGATTGGTACGAGACCGTAAAACTTAATTACGGGGTAGACTATATGGATAATAAGCATACCTATTTTGATCCCATACCGGATACTTGGCATCGTATGTTGGAGATCCTTCAGTTTTGGGCTTCCAAAGGTGTCGATGGCTTTCGCTGCGACATGGCAGAGATGGTGCCGGTAGAGTTTTGGAGATGGTGTATCCCTCAAATCAAGAGCGTTTATCCCGTCATCTTTATAGCCGAGATTTACCAGTCTTTAATGTATCGCTCTTATATTGAGGCCGGTTTTGACTTCCTCTATGACAAAGTGGGTGTATATGATACGTTGAGACGCATTATCAACAAAGAGTCACCGGTATTTTCTTTCGGTCAGGCACGAGCTCTTACGGCTGATTTTACCAAGCATATGCTGTATTTTTTGGAAAATCATGATGAGCAGCGTATCGCCTCGGACTTCTTTGCCGGTAATGCCGGCCGCGGGTTACCTGGCGTAGCCTTGGCGGCCTTGTGTGGTAAGAATCCTTTCATGCTTTACTTTGCTCAGGAACTCGGAGAGAGAGCGATGGACAAGGAGGGGTTTAGCGGACGCGATGGTAGAACTACTATTTTCGATTACTGGAGTCTTGATACAATGCAACGCTGGATCAACGAAGGTAAATACAATGAAGACAGGCTTACTACCGATGAGCGCCGAGTAAGACGTTTCTACAAGAAGATCTTTGCGGATATTTGTACTGAAGAAGCCATCTCTTTCGGTGATTTTTATGATTTGTGTCCTGCCAATATGACCAATGATTCATTCAGAGCATCACGCCATTATTCCTTTATGCGCTATTGGGCCGGTGAGATTATTTTGGTAGTATGTAATTTCTCCAATACGCAAGACAAACTCTCTATAATCATTCCTCAAGAGGCATTTGAGGCTATCGGTCTCAAGGAGAATATACCTCTCCGTGCTACAGATCTCTTCACCGGTATCACTGCTATAGATACCCTTACTTATCATGCTCCGTATGAAATTATTGTTGCTCCTTATAGAGTTCGCGTGATAAAATTTAGTAAACAAGAATAA